In Gemmatimonadetes bacterium T265, one DNA window encodes the following:
- a CDS encoding hypothetical protein (frameshifted, deletion at around 2602611,2602518), whose product MEEGLWSDSLRHFVDRYEVDNAYVHYWAPVRGRELIGYVPWYANLPEDRPGYADAWRHLLAPNELGGRYGLRTNEPSYEYYMRQYRYDRATGGRECQWNGPAWPFQTTQALVGMASLLNGSTQRVVTPADYVRVLKQYTRLHLFDGRPDLQEDYDPDTGRPIVGLPRSHHYNHSGYDDLIITGLVGLRPRADDVLEVSPLVPADPRDPYHLRYFALQDAPYHGHLVTVVFDDDGRRYGRGAGLSVYVDGRRVAASPSLRRLTAPIRQAPLPPVRRAIDLAANLVPTDFPLASASGNADAASLHGAVDGRVWFFPEVPNGWSTAGSAHAEDWFAVDFGRPVRVGAAELSFADDGRTVAAPAAYRVQVWRDGAWADVARRGPAVANGTSRDAWTPVVATKLRVVVTPSARAPLRLVELKVF is encoded by the coding sequence GTGGAAGAGGGCCTGTGGAGCGACTCGCTCCGGCACTTCGTCGACCGCTACGAGGTCGACAACGCGTACGTCCACTACTGGGCGCCGGTCCGCGGGCGCGAACTCATCGGCTACGTGCCGTGGTACGCGAACCTCCCCGAGGACCGGCCGGGCTACGCCGACGCCTGGCGGCACCTGCTCGCGCCGAACGAGCTGGGCGGGCGCTACGGGCTGCGGACGAACGAGCCGTCGTACGAGTACTACATGCGGCAGTACCGGTACGACCGGGCGACCGGCGGGCGCGAGTGCCAGTGGAACGGCCCGGCGTGGCCGTTCCAGACGACGCAGGCGCTCGTCGGCATGGCGAGCCTGCTGAACGGCTCTACGCAGCGCGTCGTCACCCCCGCCGACTACGTGCGCGTGCTGAAGCAGTACACGCGCCTGCACCTGTTCGACGGCCGCCCCGACCTGCAGGAGGACTACGACCCGGACACCGGCCGGCCGATCGTCGGGCTCCCCCGCAGCCACCACTACAACCACTCCGGGTACGACGACCTGATCATCACCGGGCTCGTGGGCCTGCGCCCGCGCGCGGACGACGTGCTGGAGGTGAGTCCGCTCGTCCCCGCCGACCCGCGCGACCCGTACCACCTCCGCTACTTCGCCCTCCAGGACGCGCCGTACCACGGGCACCTCGTCACGGTGGTGTTCGACGACGACGGGCGGCGCTACGGGCGCGGCGCGGGGTTGTCGGTGTACGTCGACGGGCGGCGCGTCGCGGCGTCGCCGTCACTCCGACGGCTCACCGCGCCGATCCGGCAGGCGCCGCTCCCGCCCGTGCGCCGCGCGATCGACCTCGCGGCGAACCTCGTCCCGACCGACTTCCCCCTCGCCTCCGCGTCGGGCAACGCCGACGCCGCGTCGCTACACGGCGCGGTCGACGGCCGGGTCTGGTTCTTCCCGGAGGTGCCTAACGGATGGTCGACCGCGGGCTCCGCGCACGCCGAGGACTGGTTCGCGGTCGACTTCGGCCGGCCGGTGCGGGTCGGCGCCGCGGAACTGAGCTTCGCCGACGACGGGCGGACGGTCGCGGCGCCCGCCGCCTACCGCGTGCAGGTGTGGCGCGACGGCGCGTGGGCGGACGTGGCGCGCCGCGGGCCGGCCGTCGCGAACGGGACGAGTCGCGACGCGTGGACGCCGGTCGTCGCGACGAAGCTGCGGGTCGTCGTGACGCCGAGCGCGCGCGCCCCGCTCCGGCTGGTCGAGCTGAAAGTGTTCTGA
- the rpmE gene encoding 50S ribosomal protein L31 type B: MKNDTHPLYHPVVFKDLSNGQLIVTRSTITSEQKIRLSDGNEYPVIPLEITNMSHPFYTGEQRLVDTQGRVDKFKKRYGR, encoded by the coding sequence ATGAAGAACGACACGCACCCGCTCTACCACCCGGTGGTCTTCAAGGATCTCTCCAACGGGCAGCTCATCGTTACGCGCTCGACGATAACGAGCGAGCAGAAGATCCGCCTTTCCGACGGGAACGAGTACCCGGTCATCCCGCTCGAAATCACGAACATGTCGCACCCGTTCTACACGGGCGAGCAGCGGCTCGTGGACACGCAGGGGCGCGTGGACAAGTTCAAGAAGCGGTACGGGCGGTAA
- a CDS encoding LacI family transcriptional regulator, whose amino-acid sequence MTLDAVAKRARVSTATVSRVLNGADGVRPATRLRVLRAVEALNYTPNLNARALAGAESRTLGMVVSNIANPFFLDIFRSVEAGARARGYDVVVANSDYAPDRLASHVGAMLGRRVAGLALVVSETVPAAAVRALGERGRPVVLYDGGSHRLRGVPNIRADYRGGMARIVEHLHGLGHRRMAFVGHHARLGPLHDRRQAFLAAAAEYAPRMLVKTVEGTDGLAGGRDGIATLLDAGFRPTAVACVNDVMAVGAMHALHARGLAVPEDVSVTGFDNIALAEFARPPLTTADVPREAVGRLICDALLAPHDAGPVGAELVVETPLVVRESTAPPRGS is encoded by the coding sequence GTGACGCTCGACGCCGTCGCGAAGCGCGCGCGCGTCTCGACCGCGACCGTCTCGCGCGTGCTCAACGGCGCGGACGGCGTGCGGCCCGCGACGCGGCTGCGCGTGCTCCGCGCCGTCGAGGCGCTCAACTACACGCCCAACCTCAACGCCCGCGCCCTCGCCGGGGCGGAGTCGCGCACGCTCGGCATGGTCGTGTCGAACATCGCCAACCCGTTCTTCCTCGACATCTTCCGGAGCGTCGAGGCGGGCGCGCGCGCGCGCGGGTACGACGTGGTCGTCGCGAACTCCGACTACGCCCCGGACCGCCTGGCGTCGCACGTCGGCGCGATGCTCGGGCGGCGCGTCGCCGGGCTGGCCCTCGTCGTCTCGGAGACGGTGCCCGCGGCGGCCGTCCGCGCGCTCGGCGAGCGAGGGCGGCCCGTGGTGCTCTACGACGGCGGGTCGCACCGGCTACGCGGCGTGCCCAACATCCGCGCGGACTACCGCGGCGGGATGGCGCGCATCGTCGAACACCTGCACGGGCTCGGCCACCGGCGCATGGCCTTCGTGGGGCACCACGCCCGGCTCGGGCCCCTGCACGACCGGCGGCAGGCGTTCCTCGCGGCCGCCGCCGAGTATGCGCCCCGGATGCTGGTGAAGACGGTCGAGGGCACCGACGGGCTGGCCGGCGGGCGCGACGGGATCGCCACGCTCCTCGACGCCGGCTTCCGGCCGACCGCGGTCGCGTGCGTGAACGACGTGATGGCCGTGGGCGCGATGCACGCGCTGCACGCGCGGGGGCTCGCGGTGCCGGAGGACGTCTCGGTCACCGGCTTCGACAACATTGCGCTCGCCGAGTTCGCGCGGCCGCCGCTGACGACGGCCGACGTGCCGCGCGAGGCCGTGGGACGGCTCATCTGCGACGCGCTGCTCGCCCCGCACGACGCGGGGCCGGTCGGCGCGGAGCTGGTGGTCGAGACGCCGCTCGTCGTGCGCGAGTCGACTGCCCCGCCCCGCGGGTCGTGA
- a CDS encoding alpha-L-arabinofuranosidase, translated as MIKRLLAAVLLSFGAAAARPAAAQPAAAADARFVLDADLGRDTISRHVYGQFAEHLGRDVYDGVWTKANGTPWHLRDDVIQALRKIEVPNVRWPGGCFADYYHWRDGVGPAARRPKMVNTIWGDVVEDNSFGTHEYMELVRRLGTEPWIVGNVGTGAPREMAEWWEYVNHPGGSTITDQRAANGHPGPYNVRRWGVGNESWGCGGSMRPEYYADQYKRFAEFLRPFNDSTRPFRIATGPNVDDYNWTDVVMRDAGRMIDGLDMHYYTVVGPWDHKGSATRFGEREWFVAMQRALHVDELVTRHAAIMDKYDPAKRVALVVGEWGMWHDAEPGTNPGFLYQQNTLRDALVAAATLDIFNRHADRVRGANIAQMVNVLQAMVLTRGPRMLLTPTYHVFEMYTVHHDAVALPLAVRDAGRYEFGGESVPAVSASASRDRRGVVHVTMSNLDPNRARTAVAELRGVTATGAAGRVLTAPAINSYNSFEQPDVVRPAAFDGARVADGRLTVALPPRSVVVLELR; from the coding sequence GTGATCAAACGCCTCCTCGCCGCCGTGCTGCTCTCCTTCGGCGCCGCGGCTGCGCGCCCGGCCGCGGCCCAGCCAGCCGCGGCCGCGGACGCGCGCTTCGTCCTCGACGCCGACCTCGGCCGCGACACGATCAGCCGCCACGTGTACGGCCAGTTCGCCGAACACCTCGGCCGCGACGTCTACGACGGCGTGTGGACGAAGGCGAACGGCACGCCCTGGCACCTGCGCGACGACGTGATCCAGGCGCTGCGGAAGATCGAGGTGCCCAACGTCCGCTGGCCGGGCGGCTGCTTCGCCGACTACTACCACTGGCGCGACGGCGTGGGCCCGGCGGCGCGCCGCCCGAAGATGGTCAACACCATCTGGGGGGACGTCGTCGAGGACAACAGCTTCGGGACGCACGAGTACATGGAGCTCGTGCGCCGGCTCGGCACCGAGCCGTGGATCGTCGGGAACGTCGGCACCGGCGCGCCGCGCGAGATGGCCGAGTGGTGGGAGTACGTCAACCACCCGGGCGGGAGCACGATCACGGACCAGCGCGCGGCGAACGGCCACCCCGGCCCGTACAACGTGCGCCGCTGGGGCGTGGGGAACGAGAGCTGGGGGTGCGGCGGCTCGATGCGCCCGGAGTACTACGCCGACCAGTACAAGCGCTTCGCCGAGTTCCTGCGCCCCTTCAACGACTCGACGCGGCCGTTCCGGATCGCGACGGGGCCGAACGTCGACGACTACAACTGGACCGACGTCGTGATGCGCGACGCGGGGCGGATGATCGACGGGCTCGACATGCACTACTACACGGTCGTCGGCCCGTGGGACCACAAGGGCTCGGCGACGCGCTTCGGCGAGCGCGAGTGGTTCGTCGCGATGCAGCGCGCGCTGCACGTCGACGAGCTGGTCACGCGGCACGCGGCGATCATGGACAAGTACGACCCGGCGAAGCGGGTCGCGCTCGTCGTCGGCGAGTGGGGCATGTGGCACGACGCCGAGCCGGGAACGAACCCCGGGTTCCTGTACCAGCAGAACACGCTGCGCGACGCGCTCGTAGCGGCGGCCACGCTCGACATCTTCAACCGGCACGCCGACCGGGTGCGCGGGGCGAACATCGCGCAGATGGTGAACGTGCTGCAGGCGATGGTGCTGACGCGCGGGCCGCGGATGCTGCTCACGCCGACGTACCACGTGTTCGAGATGTACACCGTCCACCACGACGCCGTCGCGCTGCCGCTGGCCGTGCGGGACGCGGGGCGCTACGAGTTCGGTGGCGAGTCGGTGCCGGCGGTGAGCGCGTCGGCCTCGCGCGACCGGCGCGGCGTGGTGCACGTGACGATGAGCAACCTCGACCCGAACCGCGCGCGCACCGCGGTCGCGGAGCTGCGCGGGGTCACGGCGACCGGGGCGGCCGGGCGCGTACTGACGGCGCCGGCGATCAACAGCTACAACAGCTTCGAGCAGCCGGACGTCGTGCGGCCGGCGGCGTTCGACGGCGCGCGCGTGGCCGACGGGCGGCTCACCGTCGCGCTGCCGCCGCGGTCGGTCGTCGTGCTGGAGTTGCGGTGA
- the abnA gene encoding arabinan endo-1,5-alpha-L-arabinosidase, with protein MTERACGVAHAPLVLQLTAAALGSLPGAAAAQTGAVRGVHDPAVAKAAGVYWLYATGRGVPIRRSTDLVHWDTAGRVFADGLPPWARGAVPKVEFPWARDVSFSGGRWHLYYSLSSFASQHSVGGLATNATLDPADPHYRWNDERRVVASEIGVTTYNAIDPNVAFDEQGRPWLDWGSFWGGIKLRRLDPATGKISTGDTTTYSLAARAGTDATDGPHEPQAIEGPYLVRHGGYYYLFVSFDNCCTGAKSDYNVRVGRSRAITGPYFDRDSIPMTRGGGTLVLASYGVVRGPGHNSVLTDGDRYYIVHHYINADAGPASPDAPLAIPRSLEVRPMYCVWGGWPVAGEPLTPPAPPGPPAGTR; from the coding sequence GTGACCGAACGCGCCTGCGGGGTGGCCCACGCGCCGCTCGTTCTGCAGCTGACGGCGGCGGCGCTCGGCTCGCTGCCGGGCGCCGCCGCGGCGCAGACGGGCGCGGTGCGCGGGGTGCACGACCCCGCGGTCGCGAAGGCCGCGGGCGTGTACTGGCTGTACGCCACCGGGCGCGGCGTCCCGATCCGCCGCTCGACCGACCTCGTGCACTGGGACACCGCGGGGCGCGTGTTCGCCGACGGCCTCCCGCCGTGGGCGCGCGGGGCCGTGCCCAAGGTCGAGTTCCCGTGGGCCCGCGACGTCTCGTTCTCTGGCGGCCGGTGGCACCTCTACTACTCGCTCTCGAGCTTCGCGAGCCAGCACTCGGTCGGCGGTCTCGCGACCAACGCGACGCTCGACCCCGCGGACCCGCACTACCGGTGGAACGACGAAAGGCGCGTGGTCGCGTCCGAGATCGGCGTGACGACTTACAACGCGATCGACCCCAACGTCGCCTTCGACGAGCAGGGGCGGCCGTGGCTCGACTGGGGCTCGTTCTGGGGCGGCATCAAGCTGCGCCGGCTCGACCCCGCCACGGGCAAGATATCGACGGGCGACACGACGACGTACTCGCTCGCGGCGCGCGCGGGCACCGACGCGACGGACGGGCCGCATGAGCCGCAGGCGATCGAGGGGCCGTACCTCGTCAGGCACGGCGGGTACTACTACCTGTTCGTCTCGTTCGACAACTGCTGCACGGGCGCGAAGAGCGACTACAACGTCCGCGTCGGGCGCTCGCGCGCGATCACCGGCCCGTACTTCGACCGCGACAGCATCCCGATGACCCGGGGCGGCGGCACGCTCGTGCTCGCGAGCTACGGCGTGGTGCGCGGCCCCGGGCACAACTCGGTGCTCACCGACGGCGACCGGTACTACATCGTCCACCACTACATCAACGCCGACGCGGGGCCGGCGTCGCCGGACGCGCCGCTCGCGATCCCGCGCAGCCTCGAGGTCCGGCCGATGTACTGCGTGTGGGGCGGGTGGCCGGTCGCGGGGGAGCCGCTCACGCCGCCGGCGCCCCCGGGCCCCCCGGCGGGCACGCGCTAG
- the araD gene encoding L-ribulose-5-phosphate 4-epimerase, translated as MAHEALKEAVCRANLDLVASGLVVLTWGNVSGADRDAGVMAIKPSGVAYDAMRPEDMVVVSLASGEVVEGALRPSSDTPTHLHLYREFPSAGGVTHTHSLHAVSWAQAERDVPCLGTTHADHFYGPVPVTRRLTDDEVRGAYEHETGVVIVECFRGRGLDPAAVPGVLVAGHGPFAWGPSARKAVENAIALESTAHMATNTLRLNPDAPGIDRVLLDKHYLRKHGAAAYYGQA; from the coding sequence GTGGCGCACGAGGCGTTGAAGGAAGCGGTCTGCCGCGCGAACCTCGACCTCGTCGCGTCGGGGCTCGTCGTGCTGACGTGGGGGAACGTGAGCGGCGCCGACCGCGACGCGGGCGTGATGGCGATCAAGCCGAGCGGCGTGGCGTACGACGCGATGCGGCCGGAGGACATGGTCGTCGTCTCGCTCGCCTCGGGCGAGGTCGTCGAGGGCGCGCTCCGGCCGTCGTCCGACACGCCGACGCACCTGCACCTGTACCGCGAGTTCCCGTCCGCGGGCGGGGTGACGCACACGCACAGTCTGCACGCGGTGAGCTGGGCGCAGGCCGAGCGCGACGTGCCGTGCCTCGGGACCACGCACGCGGACCACTTCTACGGGCCGGTGCCCGTGACGCGGCGCCTCACGGACGACGAGGTCCGGGGCGCGTACGAGCACGAGACCGGCGTGGTGATCGTGGAGTGCTTCCGGGGGCGCGGACTCGACCCCGCGGCGGTCCCGGGGGTGCTCGTCGCGGGGCACGGGCCGTTCGCGTGGGGCCCGTCGGCGCGCAAGGCGGTCGAGAACGCGATCGCGCTCGAGTCGACCGCGCACATGGCGACGAACACGCTGCGGCTCAACCCCGACGCCCCGGGGATCGACCGGGTGTTGCTCGACAAGCACTACCTCCGCAAGCACGGGGCGGCGGCGTACTACGGACAGGCCTAA
- the bioF gene encoding 8-amino-7-oxononanoate synthase, protein MTELLLPATASLDAQLDAELSALDAAGIRRTLRPLVRAGAAHRATPDGARLLDFASNDYLGLATDPRPAAAAAALLAREGLGAGSARLIGGDHPEHHALEAELAALKGTEAALLFPSGYAANTGALPALAGAGDVIYSDALNHASLVDGCRLARANGAAVRVVPHADAGALDDAFGADAGRFRRRWVVVEGVYSMDGDLHPLAEAVAVARRHGAFVYVDDAHATGVVGPDGRGCAAHWGAEADVTVGTLGKAFGASGAFVAGSAALRAWLLNRARSFVFTTASPPALAAGARAALAAAAAEPWRRARTRAAARRLRAALAAAGLRVPGADDGHIVPVLVGDARRAARAGDALRARGILVGAIRPPTVPAGAARLRLSTSAAHTDADVDAAAAAVAAVLGT, encoded by the coding sequence GTGACCGAACTTCTCCTACCGGCAACCGCGTCGCTCGACGCGCAGCTCGACGCCGAGCTGTCCGCGCTCGACGCCGCCGGGATACGCCGCACGCTGCGGCCGCTCGTCCGCGCTGGCGCCGCACACCGCGCGACCCCGGACGGCGCGCGCCTGCTCGACTTCGCGTCGAACGATTATCTCGGACTCGCCACGGACCCCCGCCCCGCCGCCGCGGCCGCCGCGTTGCTCGCGCGCGAGGGGCTCGGCGCGGGGTCTGCCCGGCTCATCGGCGGCGACCACCCCGAGCACCACGCGCTCGAGGCGGAGCTCGCGGCGCTCAAGGGCACCGAGGCCGCGCTCCTCTTCCCGAGCGGCTACGCGGCGAACACCGGCGCGCTCCCCGCGCTCGCCGGGGCGGGCGACGTGATCTACTCCGACGCGCTCAACCACGCGTCGCTCGTCGACGGCTGCCGGCTCGCGCGCGCGAACGGCGCCGCGGTGCGCGTGGTGCCGCACGCCGACGCCGGCGCGCTCGACGATGCGTTTGGCGCGGACGCCGGCCGCTTCCGCCGCCGCTGGGTCGTGGTCGAGGGCGTGTACTCGATGGACGGCGACCTGCACCCGCTCGCCGAGGCGGTCGCCGTCGCCCGCCGGCACGGCGCGTTCGTCTACGTCGACGACGCGCACGCGACGGGCGTCGTCGGGCCGGACGGGCGCGGGTGCGCCGCGCACTGGGGGGCCGAGGCCGACGTGACGGTCGGGACGTTAGGCAAGGCGTTCGGCGCCTCGGGCGCGTTCGTAGCCGGGAGCGCCGCGCTCCGCGCGTGGCTGCTGAACCGCGCGCGGAGCTTCGTGTTCACCACCGCCTCGCCGCCCGCGCTCGCGGCCGGCGCGCGCGCGGCGCTGGCCGCGGCCGCCGCGGAGCCGTGGCGGCGCGCGCGGACCCGCGCGGCGGCGCGGCGGCTGCGCGCCGCGCTCGCCGCGGCGGGGCTGCGCGTGCCGGGCGCGGACGACGGGCACATCGTCCCGGTGCTCGTCGGCGACGCGCGGCGCGCGGCCCGCGCGGGCGACGCCCTCCGCGCGCGCGGGATCCTCGTCGGCGCGATCCGGCCCCCGACGGTGCCCGCCGGGGCGGCGCGGCTCCGCCTCAGCACGAGCGCGGCGCACACCGATGCGGACGTCGACGCGGCGGCGGCCGCCGTCGCCGCGGTGCTCGGTACTTAA
- a CDS encoding aldose 1-epimerase: MLRAFFRTAAGTVTAAGVTFASAASAQPAAQPAARGPSVTRAPFGQLADGRAVEAFTLTNAHGMTLRAITYGGIITNLRTPDRNGRFDDIVLGHDSLGGYVDRATSPYFGAIVGRYANRIAKGRFTLDGQTHQLAINNPPNSLHGGAKGFDQQIWTGTPFRHGDSVGVTFRYVSPDGQEDYPGALATRVTYTLTPNDQLVIDYDARTTKNTPVNLSQHTYWNLAGAGSPTVNNHVLLLNASRFTPVDTTLIPTGELAPVAGTPFDFRTPTAIGARLDQQQTNQQLRFGGGYDHNWVLDRNGRAGLVHAARVVDSSSGRTMDVATTQPGIQFYGGNFLDGTIHGKGGKVYAHRSAMALETQHFPDSPNHPQFPSTILRPGQTFRSRTVFTFGVLK, encoded by the coding sequence ATGCTTCGTGCTTTCTTCCGCACCGCCGCCGGCACCGTGACCGCCGCCGGCGTGACGTTCGCGAGCGCCGCGTCCGCGCAGCCGGCCGCGCAACCCGCCGCGCGCGGGCCGAGCGTGACCCGCGCCCCCTTCGGCCAGCTCGCCGACGGCCGCGCGGTCGAGGCGTTCACGCTCACCAACGCGCACGGCATGACGCTGCGGGCGATCACGTACGGCGGCATCATCACCAACCTCCGCACGCCCGACCGGAACGGCCGGTTCGACGACATCGTACTCGGCCACGACAGCCTCGGCGGGTACGTCGACCGGGCGACCTCGCCGTACTTCGGCGCCATCGTCGGCCGTTACGCCAACCGCATCGCCAAGGGCCGGTTCACGCTGGACGGCCAGACGCACCAGCTCGCGATCAACAACCCGCCCAACTCGCTGCACGGCGGGGCCAAGGGCTTCGACCAGCAGATCTGGACCGGGACGCCGTTCCGCCACGGCGACAGCGTCGGCGTGACGTTCCGCTACGTGAGCCCCGACGGCCAGGAGGACTACCCCGGCGCGCTCGCGACGCGCGTCACGTACACCCTCACGCCGAACGATCAACTCGTCATCGACTACGACGCGCGCACGACGAAGAACACGCCGGTCAACCTGTCGCAGCACACGTACTGGAACCTCGCCGGCGCGGGTAGCCCGACGGTCAACAACCACGTGCTCCTGCTGAACGCGTCGCGCTTCACGCCGGTCGACACGACGCTGATCCCCACCGGCGAGCTCGCGCCGGTCGCGGGGACGCCGTTCGACTTCCGCACGCCGACGGCGATCGGCGCCCGCCTCGACCAGCAGCAGACGAACCAGCAGCTCCGCTTCGGTGGCGGCTACGACCACAACTGGGTGTTGGACCGCAACGGGCGCGCCGGGCTGGTCCACGCGGCGCGCGTCGTCGACTCGTCGAGCGGCCGCACCATGGACGTTGCGACGACGCAGCCGGGGATCCAGTTCTACGGGGGCAACTTCCTCGACGGTACCATCCACGGCAAGGGCGGCAAAGTCTACGCGCACCGCTCGGCGATGGCGCTCGAGACGCAGCACTTCCCGGACTCGCCCAACCACCCGCAGTTCCCGAGCACGATCCTGCGGCCGGGGCAGACGTTCCGGTCGCGGACGGTGTTCACGTTCGGGGTGCTGAAGTAG
- a CDS encoding phosphodiesterase, producing the protein MPLSRLRAPASLTAALAAGALGAATLDGCADATRAVAPAAGAPIAASAATGGSITHVLLLSIDGMHEADLERYVRLYPSSALAQLAGSGIRYTSASTSRPSDSFPGLLSMVTGGTPRSTGVYYDDSYDRRLAAPGSDCSVRGTEVVYDESVDYDPNALNGGGGINPANLPRDPDHGCSPVYPHQFLRVNTIFEVVKAAGLRTAWSDKHPAYDLVNGPSGHGVDDLYTPEIAADGGIFTADAADAIHYDTRKVKAILNEIDGLDHAGATHVGVPAVFGMNFQAVSVGQKTAGYTDANATPTAALATALARTDASIGQMLAELTAQGIRSQTLVIVTAKHGQAPVNPALRRIVSSKLIPAIVDSVSPGLVAQATQDDIALLWLTDQTKTQAAVNALNAAPASVGIQSVLSGAPLVVRFGNPLTDSRTPDAVVITQPGVIYSKVTATKRAEHGGFSDDDAHVPILVSAAGVAAATINTAVTTTQIAPSILQALGLNAQALQAVQIEGTQPLPSLNTALAQRAATVAAVRTR; encoded by the coding sequence ATGCCGCTGTCCCGCCTTCGTGCCCCGGCATCCCTCACCGCGGCGCTCGCCGCCGGCGCACTCGGCGCCGCCACGCTCGACGGCTGCGCCGACGCAACTCGCGCCGTCGCGCCCGCCGCTGGGGCGCCGATCGCCGCCTCCGCCGCAACCGGCGGCTCGATCACCCACGTCCTCCTCCTCAGCATCGACGGCATGCACGAGGCCGACCTCGAGCGCTACGTCCGCCTCTACCCGAGCTCCGCGCTCGCACAGCTGGCCGGGTCGGGGATCCGCTACACGAGCGCGTCGACGAGTCGCCCGTCGGATTCGTTCCCGGGACTGCTGTCGATGGTCACCGGCGGAACGCCCCGCTCGACCGGCGTCTACTACGACGATTCGTACGACCGCCGGCTCGCCGCGCCGGGCTCGGACTGCTCGGTGCGCGGGACGGAGGTCGTCTACGACGAGTCGGTCGACTACGACCCGAACGCGTTGAACGGCGGCGGCGGGATCAACCCGGCCAACCTGCCGCGCGACCCCGACCACGGGTGCAGCCCCGTCTACCCGCACCAGTTCCTCCGCGTCAACACCATCTTCGAGGTCGTGAAGGCGGCGGGGCTGCGCACCGCGTGGTCGGACAAGCACCCGGCCTACGACCTCGTGAACGGCCCGTCGGGCCATGGCGTCGACGACCTGTACACGCCCGAGATCGCGGCCGACGGCGGGATCTTCACGGCCGACGCCGCCGACGCGATCCACTACGACACGCGCAAGGTCAAGGCGATCCTCAACGAGATCGACGGCCTCGACCACGCCGGCGCCACCCACGTCGGCGTGCCCGCCGTGTTCGGGATGAACTTCCAGGCCGTGAGCGTCGGCCAGAAGACGGCCGGCTACACCGACGCGAACGCGACGCCGACCGCGGCGCTCGCCACCGCGCTCGCGCGCACCGACGCGTCGATCGGGCAGATGCTGGCGGAACTCACCGCCCAGGGCATCCGATCCCAGACGCTAGTGATCGTCACGGCCAAACACGGCCAGGCGCCGGTGAACCCCGCACTCCGCCGCATCGTCAGCAGCAAACTGATCCCCGCCATCGTCGACAGTGTGTCGCCCGGCCTCGTCGCGCAGGCCACGCAGGACGACATCGCCCTCCTCTGGCTCACCGACCAGACGAAGACGCAGGCGGCGGTCAACGCGCTGAACGCCGCGCCAGCGAGCGTGGGGATCCAGTCGGTGCTGTCCGGCGCCCCGCTCGTCGTCCGCTTCGGCAACCCGCTCACCGACAGCCGCACCCCGGACGCGGTCGTGATCACGCAACCGGGCGTGATCTACAGCAAGGTGACCGCGACCAAGCGGGCGGAGCACGGCGGCTTCTCGGACGACGACGCGCACGTCCCGATCCTCGTGTCGGCCGCCGGCGTCGCGGCCGCAACGATCAACACCGCGGTGACGACGACGCAGATCGCGCCGAGCATCCTCCAGGCGCTCGGCCTCAACGCGCAGGCGCTGCAGGCGGTGCAGATCGAGGGCACGCAGCCGCTCCCCTCGTTGAACACGGCGCTCGCGCAGCGCGCGGCGACGGTCGCCGCCGTACGCACACGCTGA
- a CDS encoding sulfurtransferase: protein MSSTAVIDPAIAAKGYAHPEALVSTQWVAEHLDDPALRFLESDEDVLLYDLGHLPGAQKLDWHADLNDAVVRDYVDRAQFEALVRRLGIDASHTVVFYGDKNNWWATYAFWVFRLFGFENARVMDGGRAKWEVEERPMTEDRPTVAPSTYTAPARDDAAARAFRDDVLAHMRAGRPMIDVRSAPEFTGERTHMPDYPQEGTLRGGHIPGARNVPWARAADADGSFKSADALRAIYEGEAGLTPDTDVVTYCRIGERSSHTWFVLTYLLGYDRVRNYDGSWTEWGNAVRAPIELGPGPAAGGGR from the coding sequence ATGTCTTCGACTGCCGTCATCGACCCGGCCATCGCCGCCAAGGGGTACGCGCACCCGGAGGCGCTCGTCTCAACACAGTGGGTGGCCGAGCACCTCGACGACCCCGCGCTCCGCTTCCTCGAGAGCGACGAGGACGTGCTCCTCTACGACCTCGGCCACCTCCCGGGCGCGCAGAAGCTCGATTGGCACGCGGACCTCAACGACGCGGTCGTGCGCGACTACGTCGACCGCGCGCAGTTCGAGGCCCTCGTCCGGCGGTTAGGCATCGACGCCTCGCACACGGTCGTGTTCTACGGCGACAAGAACAACTGGTGGGCGACGTACGCGTTCTGGGTGTTCCGCCTGTTCGGCTTCGAGAACGCGCGCGTGATGGACGGGGGCCGCGCGAAGTGGGAAGTCGAGGAGCGCCCGATGACCGAGGACCGGCCGACCGTCGCGCCGAGCACCTACACGGCGCCGGCGCGCGACGACGCCGCGGCGCGCGCGTTCCGCGACGACGTGCTCGCGCACATGCGCGCCGGCCGCCCGATGATCGACGTGCGCTCCGCGCCCGAGTTCACCGGCGAGCGCACCCACATGCCCGACTACCCGCAGGAGGGTACCCTACGCGGCGGCCACATCCCGGGCGCCCGCAACGTGCCGTGGGCGCGCGCCGCGGACGCGGACGGGTCGTTCAAGTCCGCCGACGCGCTGCGCGCGATCTACGAGGGCGAGGCGGGCCTGACGCCCGACACGGATGTCGTGACGTACTGCCGCATCGGCGAGCGGTCGAGTCATACCTGGTTCGTCCTCACCTACCTGCTCGGCTACGACCGCGTGCGCAACTACGACGGCTCGTGGACCGAGTGGGGGAACGCGGTACGCGCGCCGATCGAACTCGGGCCGGGGCCGGCCGCGGGCGGGGGGCGCTGA